One genomic region from Prunus persica cultivar Lovell chromosome G3, Prunus_persica_NCBIv2, whole genome shotgun sequence encodes:
- the LOC18781870 gene encoding zinc finger CCCH domain-containing protein 28 isoform X2: MSDSGPTCQFFAPYLESGDNKHQLKPEFPNADKDFKDHSDIESHPFKKPKTSEVVLISTMPMAQNKMLPCNFKTRLCNNFKMGNCHYGQGCCFAHGISDLRKTWRNWQGLETQEGFKARTCDHRRTSDDVCRLFFNGGKCTYGDKCRYPHHVTPENIREKSAISISTTELMKLCGYMAVESRSVQNLRTSSTSMSKRRMGIGATYHKQVQGMECNFKWNKLEKMSRIYADWIEDIPLVHGSSSKAEC, encoded by the exons ATGAGCGATTCTGGACCTACTTGCCAATTCTTTGCCCCATATCTTGAATCCGGTGACAACAAGCATCAACTAAAGCCTGAATTTCCTAATGCTGATAAAGATTTCAAAGATCACTCTGACATTGAAAGCCATCCTTTCAAGAAACCCAAAACTTCTGAAGTTGTATTGATCTCTACGATGCCCATGGCGCAGAATAAAATGTTGCCTTGTAATTTCAAAACCAGACTTTGCAATAACTTCAAAATGGGTAATTGCCATTATGGGCAGGGATGTTGTTTTGCCCATGGAATCAGTGATCTCCGCAAGACTTGGCGTAATTGGCAAGGACTGGAAACTCAGGAGGGCTTCAAGGCCAGGACTTGTGATCATAGAAGAACTTCTGATGATGTTTGCAGATTGTTCTTTAATGGGGGAAAATGCACATATGGAGACAAGTGCCGCTATCCTCATCATGTAACTCCTGAAAACATCAGAGAGAAGTCAGCGATAAGCATTTCAACTACTG AACTAATGAAGCTTTGTGGCTATATGGCAGTGGAATCAAGAAGTGTGCAGAATTTGAGGACTTCTTCTACAAGTATGTCAAAACGTAGGATGGGAATTGGGGCTACTTATCATAAACAAGTGCAGGGTATGGAATGCAACTTCAAGTGGAACAAACTCGAGAAAATGAGTCGCATCTATGCTGATTGGATTGAAGATATCCCTCTTGTACATGGCTCATCAAGCAAAGCGGAGTGCTGA
- the LOC18781870 gene encoding zinc finger CCCH domain-containing protein 39 isoform X3 — translation MSDSGPTCQFFAPYLESGDNKHQLKPEFPNADKDFKDHSDIESHPFKKPKTSEVVLISTMPMAQNKMLPCNFKTRLCNNFKMGNCHYGQGCCFAHGISDLRKTWRNWQGLETQEGFKARTCDHRRTSDDVCRLFFNGGKCTYGDKCRYPHHVTPENIREKSAISISTTGAHIGVESRSVQNLRTSSTSMSKRRMGIGATYHKQVQGMECNFKWNKLEKMSRIYADWIEDIPLVHGSSSKAEC, via the exons ATGAGCGATTCTGGACCTACTTGCCAATTCTTTGCCCCATATCTTGAATCCGGTGACAACAAGCATCAACTAAAGCCTGAATTTCCTAATGCTGATAAAGATTTCAAAGATCACTCTGACATTGAAAGCCATCCTTTCAAGAAACCCAAAACTTCTGAAGTTGTATTGATCTCTACGATGCCCATGGCGCAGAATAAAATGTTGCCTTGTAATTTCAAAACCAGACTTTGCAATAACTTCAAAATGGGTAATTGCCATTATGGGCAGGGATGTTGTTTTGCCCATGGAATCAGTGATCTCCGCAAGACTTGGCGTAATTGGCAAGGACTGGAAACTCAGGAGGGCTTCAAGGCCAGGACTTGTGATCATAGAAGAACTTCTGATGATGTTTGCAGATTGTTCTTTAATGGGGGAAAATGCACATATGGAGACAAGTGCCGCTATCCTCATCATGTAACTCCTGAAAACATCAGAGAGAAGTCAGCGATAAGCATTTCAACTACTGGTGCTCACATTGGTG TGGAATCAAGAAGTGTGCAGAATTTGAGGACTTCTTCTACAAGTATGTCAAAACGTAGGATGGGAATTGGGGCTACTTATCATAAACAAGTGCAGGGTATGGAATGCAACTTCAAGTGGAACAAACTCGAGAAAATGAGTCGCATCTATGCTGATTGGATTGAAGATATCCCTCTTGTACATGGCTCATCAAGCAAAGCGGAGTGCTGA
- the LOC18781870 gene encoding zinc finger CCCH domain-containing protein 39 isoform X4 has translation MSDSGPTCQFFAPYLESGDNKHQLKPEFPNADKDFKDHSDIESHPFKKPKTSEVVLISTMPMAQNKMLPCNFKTRLCNNFKMGNCHYGQGCCFAHGISDLRKTWRNWQGLETQEGFKARTCDHRRTSDDVCRLFFNGGKCTYGDKCRYPHHVTPENIREKSAISISTTGAHIVESRSVQNLRTSSTSMSKRRMGIGATYHKQVQGMECNFKWNKLEKMSRIYADWIEDIPLVHGSSSKAEC, from the exons ATGAGCGATTCTGGACCTACTTGCCAATTCTTTGCCCCATATCTTGAATCCGGTGACAACAAGCATCAACTAAAGCCTGAATTTCCTAATGCTGATAAAGATTTCAAAGATCACTCTGACATTGAAAGCCATCCTTTCAAGAAACCCAAAACTTCTGAAGTTGTATTGATCTCTACGATGCCCATGGCGCAGAATAAAATGTTGCCTTGTAATTTCAAAACCAGACTTTGCAATAACTTCAAAATGGGTAATTGCCATTATGGGCAGGGATGTTGTTTTGCCCATGGAATCAGTGATCTCCGCAAGACTTGGCGTAATTGGCAAGGACTGGAAACTCAGGAGGGCTTCAAGGCCAGGACTTGTGATCATAGAAGAACTTCTGATGATGTTTGCAGATTGTTCTTTAATGGGGGAAAATGCACATATGGAGACAAGTGCCGCTATCCTCATCATGTAACTCCTGAAAACATCAGAGAGAAGTCAGCGATAAGCATTTCAACTACTGGTGCTCACATTG TGGAATCAAGAAGTGTGCAGAATTTGAGGACTTCTTCTACAAGTATGTCAAAACGTAGGATGGGAATTGGGGCTACTTATCATAAACAAGTGCAGGGTATGGAATGCAACTTCAAGTGGAACAAACTCGAGAAAATGAGTCGCATCTATGCTGATTGGATTGAAGATATCCCTCTTGTACATGGCTCATCAAGCAAAGCGGAGTGCTGA
- the LOC18781870 gene encoding zinc finger CCCH domain-containing protein 39 isoform X5, whose product MSDSGPTCQFFAPYLESGDNKHQLKPEFPNADKDFKDHSDIESHPFKKPKTSEVVLISTMPMAQNKMLPCNFKTRLCNNFKMGNCHYGQGCCFAHGISDLRKTWRNWQGLETQEGFKARTCDHRRTSDDVCRLFFNGGKCTYGDKCRYPHHVTPENIREKSAISISTTVESRSVQNLRTSSTSMSKRRMGIGATYHKQVQGMECNFKWNKLEKMSRIYADWIEDIPLVHGSSSKAEC is encoded by the exons ATGAGCGATTCTGGACCTACTTGCCAATTCTTTGCCCCATATCTTGAATCCGGTGACAACAAGCATCAACTAAAGCCTGAATTTCCTAATGCTGATAAAGATTTCAAAGATCACTCTGACATTGAAAGCCATCCTTTCAAGAAACCCAAAACTTCTGAAGTTGTATTGATCTCTACGATGCCCATGGCGCAGAATAAAATGTTGCCTTGTAATTTCAAAACCAGACTTTGCAATAACTTCAAAATGGGTAATTGCCATTATGGGCAGGGATGTTGTTTTGCCCATGGAATCAGTGATCTCCGCAAGACTTGGCGTAATTGGCAAGGACTGGAAACTCAGGAGGGCTTCAAGGCCAGGACTTGTGATCATAGAAGAACTTCTGATGATGTTTGCAGATTGTTCTTTAATGGGGGAAAATGCACATATGGAGACAAGTGCCGCTATCCTCATCATGTAACTCCTGAAAACATCAGAGAGAAGTCAGCGATAAGCATTTCAACTACTG TGGAATCAAGAAGTGTGCAGAATTTGAGGACTTCTTCTACAAGTATGTCAAAACGTAGGATGGGAATTGGGGCTACTTATCATAAACAAGTGCAGGGTATGGAATGCAACTTCAAGTGGAACAAACTCGAGAAAATGAGTCGCATCTATGCTGATTGGATTGAAGATATCCCTCTTGTACATGGCTCATCAAGCAAAGCGGAGTGCTGA
- the LOC18781870 gene encoding zinc finger CCCH domain-containing protein 39 isoform X1, translating to MSDSGPTCQFFAPYLESGDNKHQLKPEFPNADKDFKDHSDIESHPFKKPKTSEVVLISTMPMAQNKMLPCNFKTRLCNNFKMGNCHYGQGCCFAHGISDLRKTWRNWQGLETQEGFKARTCDHRRTSDDVCRLFFNGGKCTYGDKCRYPHHVTPENIREKSAISISTTGAHIGELMKLCGYMAVESRSVQNLRTSSTSMSKRRMGIGATYHKQVQGMECNFKWNKLEKMSRIYADWIEDIPLVHGSSSKAEC from the exons ATGAGCGATTCTGGACCTACTTGCCAATTCTTTGCCCCATATCTTGAATCCGGTGACAACAAGCATCAACTAAAGCCTGAATTTCCTAATGCTGATAAAGATTTCAAAGATCACTCTGACATTGAAAGCCATCCTTTCAAGAAACCCAAAACTTCTGAAGTTGTATTGATCTCTACGATGCCCATGGCGCAGAATAAAATGTTGCCTTGTAATTTCAAAACCAGACTTTGCAATAACTTCAAAATGGGTAATTGCCATTATGGGCAGGGATGTTGTTTTGCCCATGGAATCAGTGATCTCCGCAAGACTTGGCGTAATTGGCAAGGACTGGAAACTCAGGAGGGCTTCAAGGCCAGGACTTGTGATCATAGAAGAACTTCTGATGATGTTTGCAGATTGTTCTTTAATGGGGGAAAATGCACATATGGAGACAAGTGCCGCTATCCTCATCATGTAACTCCTGAAAACATCAGAGAGAAGTCAGCGATAAGCATTTCAACTACTGGTGCTCACATTGGTG AACTAATGAAGCTTTGTGGCTATATGGCAGTGGAATCAAGAAGTGTGCAGAATTTGAGGACTTCTTCTACAAGTATGTCAAAACGTAGGATGGGAATTGGGGCTACTTATCATAAACAAGTGCAGGGTATGGAATGCAACTTCAAGTGGAACAAACTCGAGAAAATGAGTCGCATCTATGCTGATTGGATTGAAGATATCCCTCTTGTACATGGCTCATCAAGCAAAGCGGAGTGCTGA
- the LOC18784489 gene encoding probable disease resistance protein At5g63020 isoform X2: MGSCLSISLSCDAIVSRCWDSVFGRVRYVRKLQENLQALTTSLQELKSLKDDVQREVELAERQPRLKRLEQVNNWILSVEALETEMNQVIVSHSTQEIEKLCCGGYCSKNYRSSYKYGKKVARKLVEVEALKSKGIFEEVAAESLPTALVDVIPSEPTVGMEPIFDQVWRHVEDEQVGMIGLYGMGGVGKTTLLTQIHNNFNRTRNDFNLVIWIVVSKGHKIEVIQDKIGEKIGLSSGVWKLKQQHEKAEDIFRILNTKKFVLLMDDLWEPVELTKVGVPAPDSRNKFKIVFTTRSEEVCGHMDAQKKIKVGCLTWDKAWNLFQKKVGKQTLLLHPDIPKLAEIVANECGGLPLALITVGRVMACKKTPQEWKRAVQVLRRFASEFSGMGDKIY; encoded by the exons ATGGGTAGTTGCTTGTCAATCTCCTTATCATGCGATGCCATTGTTTCACGCTGCTGGGATTCCGTTTTTGGAAGAGTACGGTATGTACGTAAGCTCCAAGAAAACCTTCAAGCTCTCACAACTTCTTTACAAGAACTCAAGTCTTTAAAGGATGATGTGCAGAGAGAGGTTGAGCTTGCAGAGCGGCAGCCGCGATTAAAGCGGTTAGAGCAGGTAAATAACTGGATTTTAAGCGTGGAGGCTCTTGAGACTGAAATGAACCAAGTTATTGTAAGCCATAGCACTcaagaaattgagaaattatGCTGCGGAGGTTACTGCTCCAAGAACTACAGATCCAGCTACAAGTATGGAAAAAAAGTTGCTAGAAAGTTGGTGGAAGTGGAGGCTTTGAAAAGCAAGGGAATTTTTGAAGAGGTGGCAGCAGAAAGCTTACCTACAGCTCTAGTGGATGTGATACCTAGTGAGCCAACAGTGGGCATGGAGCCGATTTTTGATCAGGTTTGGAGACACGTTGAAGATGAACAAGTGGGAATGATTGGCTTATATGGAATGGGTGGGGTGGGGAAGACCACCCTCCTTACCCAGATCCATAACAACTTCAACCGCACTCGTAATGATTTCAATCTTGTGATCTGGATTGTGGTATCCAAGGGCCACAAAATTGAAGTTATTCAAGATAAGATTGGTGAAAAGATTGGGCTGTCTAGTGGTGTATGGAAGCTTAAACAGCAGCATGAAAAAGCTGAAGACATCTTCAGAATCTTGAACACAAAGAAGTTTGTGTTATTAATGGATGATTTATGGGAGCCAGTTGAATTAACCAAAGTAGGGGTTCCAGCTCCTGACAGTCGGAACAAGTTCAAGATAGTTTTCACAACTCGCTCTGAGGAGGTATGTGGTCATATGGATGCCCAGAAGAAGATAAAGGTGGGGTGTTTGACTTGGGACAAAGCATGGAACTTGTTTCAGAAGAAGGTTGGGAAACAAacacttcttcttcatccaGATATCCCCAAGCTTGCTGAAATTGTGGCGAACGAGTGTGGCGGTTTGCCACTGGCACTCATCACAGTGGGCAGGGTCATGGCCTGCAAGAAAACACCCCAAGAGTGGAAGCGTGCAGTTCAAGTCCTGAGAAGATTTGCCTCCGAGTTTTCAGGAATGGGAGATAAG ATATATTAG
- the LOC18784489 gene encoding probable disease resistance protein At5g63020 isoform X1, producing MGSCLSISLSCDAIVSRCWDSVFGRVRYVRKLQENLQALTTSLQELKSLKDDVQREVELAERQPRLKRLEQVNNWILSVEALETEMNQVIVSHSTQEIEKLCCGGYCSKNYRSSYKYGKKVARKLVEVEALKSKGIFEEVAAESLPTALVDVIPSEPTVGMEPIFDQVWRHVEDEQVGMIGLYGMGGVGKTTLLTQIHNNFNRTRNDFNLVIWIVVSKGHKIEVIQDKIGEKIGLSSGVWKLKQQHEKAEDIFRILNTKKFVLLMDDLWEPVELTKVGVPAPDSRNKFKIVFTTRSEEVCGHMDAQKKIKVGCLTWDKAWNLFQKKVGKQTLLLHPDIPKLAEIVANECGGLPLALITVGRVMACKKTPQEWKRAVQVLRRFASEFSGMGDKVFPLLKFSYDNLPSQKVRSCFLYCALFPEDFVILKDDLVYFWMCEDILDEYGHVEEAKNESYHIIGTLLTSCLLEDEGDSVKMHDVIRDMALWLACDLGKEGENILVDTGAYHAPNVAKWNAKRVSLMGSGIKSLDETPRSPNLLTLFLRGIFLKRIVDDFFDFMPTLRVLDLSENVLITQLPTGVANLVSLQHLNLSKTGIKWLPEELAACARLKYLNLEHTFKLDYVPPNLLSSFPLLEVLRILDCGSSDRIFFYSEETMIDELQGLKHLDVLSLTVGSSSCFENLDSHHILVTCTLTLCLKGEDYGNPSSYLDLSPVAMANMKHLDTLQIKRMVGVYSTWITRLENPNRFLGLQFVEVVDCTNLKNLEWLVFAPNLIHLHVYGCSKMTGILGLNRTETTPFAKLTVLRLSKLPHLWRICENPLPVPFLKKILISGCPVLTRLPLNSSSAQTSNLIIEGEEKWWNGLEWEDQAARNAFLPCFRSCK from the coding sequence ATGGGTAGTTGCTTGTCAATCTCCTTATCATGCGATGCCATTGTTTCACGCTGCTGGGATTCCGTTTTTGGAAGAGTACGGTATGTACGTAAGCTCCAAGAAAACCTTCAAGCTCTCACAACTTCTTTACAAGAACTCAAGTCTTTAAAGGATGATGTGCAGAGAGAGGTTGAGCTTGCAGAGCGGCAGCCGCGATTAAAGCGGTTAGAGCAGGTAAATAACTGGATTTTAAGCGTGGAGGCTCTTGAGACTGAAATGAACCAAGTTATTGTAAGCCATAGCACTcaagaaattgagaaattatGCTGCGGAGGTTACTGCTCCAAGAACTACAGATCCAGCTACAAGTATGGAAAAAAAGTTGCTAGAAAGTTGGTGGAAGTGGAGGCTTTGAAAAGCAAGGGAATTTTTGAAGAGGTGGCAGCAGAAAGCTTACCTACAGCTCTAGTGGATGTGATACCTAGTGAGCCAACAGTGGGCATGGAGCCGATTTTTGATCAGGTTTGGAGACACGTTGAAGATGAACAAGTGGGAATGATTGGCTTATATGGAATGGGTGGGGTGGGGAAGACCACCCTCCTTACCCAGATCCATAACAACTTCAACCGCACTCGTAATGATTTCAATCTTGTGATCTGGATTGTGGTATCCAAGGGCCACAAAATTGAAGTTATTCAAGATAAGATTGGTGAAAAGATTGGGCTGTCTAGTGGTGTATGGAAGCTTAAACAGCAGCATGAAAAAGCTGAAGACATCTTCAGAATCTTGAACACAAAGAAGTTTGTGTTATTAATGGATGATTTATGGGAGCCAGTTGAATTAACCAAAGTAGGGGTTCCAGCTCCTGACAGTCGGAACAAGTTCAAGATAGTTTTCACAACTCGCTCTGAGGAGGTATGTGGTCATATGGATGCCCAGAAGAAGATAAAGGTGGGGTGTTTGACTTGGGACAAAGCATGGAACTTGTTTCAGAAGAAGGTTGGGAAACAAacacttcttcttcatccaGATATCCCCAAGCTTGCTGAAATTGTGGCGAACGAGTGTGGCGGTTTGCCACTGGCACTCATCACAGTGGGCAGGGTCATGGCCTGCAAGAAAACACCCCAAGAGTGGAAGCGTGCAGTTCAAGTCCTGAGAAGATTTGCCTCCGAGTTTTCAGGAATGGGAGATAAGGTATTCCCTCTTTTAAAATTCAGTTACGATAATTTACCAAGTCAGAAAGTTAGATCATGTTTCTTATACTGTGCTCTGTTTCCGGAAGATTTTGTTATACTTAAAGATGACTTGGTATATTTTTGGATGTGTGAAGATATATTAGATGAATATGGTCATGTAGAGGAAGCCAAAAATGAGAGTTACCATATCATAGGAACTCTTCTTACCTCATGTTTGTTGGAAGATGAAGGAGATTCAGTAAAAATGCATGATGTAATTCGTGACATGGCATTGTGGTTAGCTTGTGACCTTGGGAAAGAAGGTGAGAACATCCTTGTGGATACAGGTGCTTATCATGCACCAAATGTTGCGAAATGGAATGCGAAAAGGGTTTCATTGATGGGTAGTGGTATCAAATCTCTAGATGAAACACCAAGATCTCCCAATCTGTTGACCTTATTTCTCagaggaatttttttaaagaggaTTGTGGATGACTTCTTTGATTTCATGCCTACGCTACGAGTTCTGGATTTGTCTGAAAATGTCCTTATAACTCAACTGCCAACTGGAGTTGCAAATCTAGTTTCATTACAACATCTGAATTTGTCCAAAACAGGCATAAAATGGTTGCCGGAGGAGTTAGCAGCATGTGCACGCCTAAAGTATTTGAACTTAGAGCATACATTTAAGCTTGATTATGTTCCACCAAATTTATTATCAAGTTTTCCGCTGCTTGAAGTTTTGAGAATACTAGATTGTGGTTCTTCTGaccgaatttttttttatagtgaGGAAACCATGATAGACGAACTGCAGGGTTTGAAACACCTTGACGTCTTGTCTTTGACAGTTGGAAGTAGCTCTTGTTTCGAGAATTTGGACAGCCACCACATATTAGTGACTTGCACTCTAACTTTATGCCTCAAGGGCGAGGATTACGGGAACCCTTCAAGCTATCTTGATTTATCACCTGTGGCGATGGCAAATATGAAACACCTTGATACCCTTCAAATTAAACGTATGGTGGGTGTGTACTCTACGTGGATAACACGTCTGGAAAATCCGAATCGCTTCCTTGGTCTTCAGTTCGTAGAAGTAGTAGATTGCACAAATCTCAAGAACCTGGAATGGCTcgtttttgctccaaatcTCATCCACTTGCATGTATATGGCTGCTCTAAAATGACGGGAATACTCGGTTTGAACAGAACGGAAACTACCCCATTTGCAAAACTCACTGTTTTGCGTTTGAGCAAACTACCCCACTTGTGGagaatatgcgaaaatccctTGCCCGTTccatttttgaagaaaatccTTATATCTGGATGTCCAGTGCTCACTAGGCTGCCTCTCAACTCTAGCAGTGCTCAAACAAGTAATCTCATTATTGAAGGAGAGGAAAAGTGGTGGAATGGCTTAGAGTGGGAGGACCAAGCGGCTCGAAATGCTTTTCTTCCCTGCTTCAGATCCTGTAAGTGA
- the LOC18783314 gene encoding probable disease resistance protein At5g63020, translated as MGSVLSISLSCDAIVSRCWDSVFEREPNVRKLQENLQALTTSLQELKSLKNDVQREVELAERQPRLKRLERVNNWILSVEALETEMNEVIVSHSTQEIEKLCCGGYCSKNYRSSYKYGKKVARKLVEVEALKSKGVFEEVAAESLPTALVDVIPSEPTVGMEPIFDQVWRHVEDEQVGMIGLYGMGGVGKTTLLTQIHNNFNRTRNDFNLVIWIVVSKGHKIEVIQDKIGEKIGLSSGVWKLKQQHEKAEDIFRILNTKKFVLLMDDLWEPVELTKVGVPAPDSRNKFKIVFTTRSEEVCGHMDAQKKIKVGCLTWDKAWNLFQKKVGKQTLLLHPDIPKLAEIVANECGGLPLALITVGRVMACKKTPQEWKRAVQVLRRFASEFSGMGDKVFPLLKFSYDNLPSQKVRSCFLYCALFPEDFVILKDDLVYFWMCEDILDEYGNVEEAKNESYHIIGTLLTSCLLEDEGDSVKMHDVIRDMALWLACDLGKEGENIVVDTGAPNVAKWKNAKRVSLMSSGITSLDETPRSPNLLTLFLRGSSLKRIVDDFFDFMPMLRVLDLSENFLITQLPTGVANLVSLQHLNLSNTVIKWLPVELAACARVKYLNLEYTYYLDYVPPNILSNFPRLKVLRILDCGSSNRVFFYNEKTMIDELQGLKHLDVLSLTVGGTSCFRNLDSHHILVTCTLTLCLKGEDCGNLSSYLYLSPLALANMKYLDTLQIKHMADVYSTWITRLENPNCFLGLQFVEVVHCTNLKNLEWLVFAPNLIHLHVRGCSKMTRILGLNTTETTPFAKLTVLRLSALPHLWRICENPLPVPFLKKILISGCPVLTRLPLNSSSAQTSDLIIEGEEKWWNGLEWENQAARNVFLPCFRPVSEEGLLLQTL; from the coding sequence aTGGGTAGCGTCTTGTCAATCTCCTTATCATGCGATGCCATTGTTTCACGCTGCTGGGATTCCGTTTTTGAAAGAGAACCAAATGTACGTAAGCTCCAAGAAAACCTTCAAGCTCTCACAACTTCTTTACAAGAACTCAAGTCTTTAAAGAATGATGTGCAGAGAGAGGTTGAGCTTGCAGAGCGGCAGCCGCGATTAAAGCGGTTAGAGCGGGTAAATAACTGGATTTTAAGCGTGGAGGCTCTTGAGACTGAAATGAACGAAGTTATTGTAAGCCATAGCACTcaagaaattgagaaattatGCTGCGGAGGTTACTGCTCCAAGAACTACAGATCCAGCTACAAGTATGGAAAAAAAGTTGCTAGAAAGTTGGTGGAAGTGGAGGCTTTGAAAAGCAAGGGAGTTTTTGAAGAGGTGGCAGCAGAAAGCTTACCTACAGCTCTAGTGGATGTGATACCTAGTGAGCCAACAGTAGGCATGGAGCCGATTTTTGATCAGGTTTGGAGACACGTTGAAGATGAACAAGTGGGAATGATTGGCTTATATGGAATGGGAGGGGTGGGGAAGACCACCCTCCTTACCCAGATCCATAACAACTTCAACCGCACTCGTAATGATTTCAATCTTGTGATCTGGATTGTGGTATCCAAGGGCCACAAAATTGAAGTTATTCAAGATAAGATTGGTGAAAAGATTGGGCTGTCTAGTGGTGTATGGAAGCTTAAACAGCAGCATGAAAAAGCTGAAGACATCTTCAGAATCTTGAACACAAAGAAGTTTGTGTTATTAATGGATGATTTATGGGAGCCAGTTGAATTAACCAAAGTAGGGGTTCCAGCTCCTGACAGTCGGAACAAGTTCAAGATAGTTTTCACAACTCGCTCTGAGGAGGTATGTGGTCATATGGATGCCCAGAAGAAGATAAAGGTGGGGTGTTTGACTTGGGACAAAGCATGGAACTTGTTTCAGAAGAAGGTTGGGAAACAAacacttcttcttcatccaGATATCCCCAAGCTTGCTGAAATTGTGGCGAACGAGTGTGGCGGTTTGCCACTGGCACTCATCACAGTGGGCAGGGTCATGGCCTGCAAGAAAACACCCCAAGAGTGGAAGCGTGCAGTTCAAGTCCTGAGAAGATTTGCCTCCGAGTTTTCAGGAATGGGAGATAAGGTATTCCCTCTTTTAAAATTCAGTTACGATAATTTACCAAGTCAGAAAGTTAGATCATGTTTCTTATACTGTGCTCTGTTTCCGGAAGATTTTGTCATACTTAAAGATGACTTGGTATATTTTTGGATGTGTGAGGATATATTAGATGAATATGGTAATGTAGAGGAAGCCAAAAATGAGAGTTACCATATCATAGGAACTCTTCTTACCTCATGTTTGTTGGAAGATGAAGGAGATTCAGTAAAAATGCATGATGTAATTCGTGACATGGCATTGTGGTTAGCTTGTGACCTTGGGAAAGAAGGCGAGAACATCGTTGTGGATACTGGTGCACCAAATGTTGCGAAATGGAAGAACGCGAAAAGGGTTTCATTGATGAGTAGTGGTATCACATCTCTAGATGAAACACCAAGATCTCCCAATCTGTTGACCTTATTTCTCAGAGGAAGTTCTTTAAAGAGGATTGTGGATGACTTCTTTGATTTCATGCCTATGCTACGAGTTCTGGATTTGTCTGAAAATTTCCTTATAACTCAACTGCCAACTGGAGTTGCAAATCTAGTTTCATTACAACATCTGAATTTGTCCAATACAGTCATAAAATGGTTGCCGGTGGAGTTAGCAGCATGTGCACGCGTAAAGTATTTGAACTTAGAGTATACATATTATCTTGATTATGTTCCACCAAATATATTATCAAATTTCCCGAGGCTTAAAGTTTTGAGAATACTAGATTGTGGTTCTTCTAAccgagtttttttttataatgagaAAACCATGATAGACGAACTGCAGGGTTTGAAACACCTTGACGTCTTGTCTTTGACAGTAGGAGGTACCTCTTGTTTCCGGAATTTGGACAGCCACCACATATTAGTGACTTGCACTCTAACTTTATGCCTCAAGGGCGAGGATTGCGGGAACCTTTCAAGCTATCTTTATTTATCGCCTTTGGCGTTGGCAAATATGAAATACCTTGATACCCTTCAAATTAAACATATGGCGGATGTGTACTCTACGTGGATAACACGTCTGGAAAATCCGAATTGCTTCCTTGGTCTTCAGTTCGTAGAAGTAGTACATTGCACGAATCTCAAGAACCTGGAATGGCTcgtttttgctccaaatcTCATCCACTTGCATGTACGTGGCTGCTCTAAAATGACGAGAATACTCGGTTTGAACACAACGGAAACTACCCCATTTGCAAAACTCACTGTTTTGCGTTTGAGCGCACTACCCCACTTGTGGagaatatgcgaaaatccctTGCCCGTTccatttctgaagaaaatcctTATATCTGGATGTCCAGTGCTCACTAGGCTGCCTCTCAACTCTAGCAGTGCTCAAACAAGCGATCTCATTATTGAAGGAGAGGAAAAGTGGTGGAATGGCTTAGAGTGGGAGAACCAAGCGGCTAGAAATGTTTTTCTTCCCTGCTTCAGACCTGTAAGTGAGGAGGGGCTACTGCTTCAGACCCTGTAA